One genomic window of Coraliomargarita sinensis includes the following:
- the argJ gene encoding bifunctional glutamate N-acetyltransferase/amino-acid acetyltransferase ArgJ, with translation MSSPIPVTLLENSNGIGDCPGFKTAGVACDVRELKNKERLDLAMLVAEKPCPAAGVFTLNDLCAAPVRLCKEILSRSSNKVAGFVVNSGNANAATGEKGMADAKQMGAIAQLSSGLGQPFLICSTGRIGRKLPMQQIEEGIEHAAQQLADDAQSSLNAADAILTSDTRRKVATAQFTYEGKTVTVAGMAKGAGMIEPNMATMLAFLTTDVVTNGDQLKNVLTAAVNKTFNRISIDGDMSTNDTVLLLASGKSGVDPWDGPADLLFAFKEAVFKVCDQLAELIVGDGEKVTKLVELVVEGCPKVSDAEKVARAVGNSLLVKASWYGSDPNWGRVADAAGYARVGLKEELLDIHYDEIPALIKGIPQDENKAQWKEVVFKKRFRITVNLNQGDADYRLLTSDLSEAYVDFNKSE, from the coding sequence ATGAGCAGCCCGATCCCAGTCACTCTTCTCGAAAACTCGAACGGTATCGGCGACTGTCCGGGCTTCAAAACCGCAGGTGTTGCCTGCGACGTGCGGGAACTGAAAAACAAGGAGCGGCTTGATCTCGCCATGCTCGTGGCGGAAAAGCCCTGCCCGGCGGCAGGAGTCTTTACTTTAAACGATCTTTGCGCCGCACCGGTTCGGCTCTGCAAGGAAATCCTTTCCCGGAGCAGCAACAAGGTGGCCGGCTTCGTCGTCAACAGCGGGAACGCCAATGCCGCCACGGGTGAAAAAGGCATGGCCGACGCGAAACAAATGGGCGCCATTGCACAACTGAGCTCGGGCCTGGGCCAACCCTTCCTCATCTGCTCGACCGGGCGGATTGGGCGCAAGCTGCCCATGCAACAGATCGAAGAAGGCATTGAACACGCCGCCCAGCAACTGGCAGACGATGCCCAGTCTTCCCTCAATGCCGCCGATGCCATCCTGACCTCCGACACGCGGCGAAAAGTCGCCACGGCTCAATTTACTTACGAGGGCAAAACTGTCACCGTCGCCGGCATGGCCAAGGGCGCCGGCATGATCGAGCCCAACATGGCCACCATGCTCGCCTTCCTCACCACCGATGTCGTCACGAACGGCGATCAGCTGAAGAATGTCCTCACCGCCGCCGTGAACAAGACCTTCAACCGGATTTCCATCGACGGCGATATGAGCACCAACGATACCGTGCTCCTGTTGGCCAGCGGCAAGTCCGGCGTCGATCCCTGGGATGGCCCTGCCGATCTCCTCTTCGCCTTCAAGGAAGCCGTCTTCAAAGTCTGCGATCAGCTGGCGGAACTCATTGTTGGCGACGGCGAAAAAGTCACCAAGCTGGTGGAACTGGTCGTCGAAGGCTGTCCTAAGGTCAGTGATGCCGAGAAAGTCGCCCGGGCCGTCGGCAACTCACTCCTGGTTAAAGCCTCCTGGTATGGCTCCGACCCGAACTGGGGCCGGGTCGCCGATGCCGCCGGCTATGCCCGCGTCGGCCTCAAGGAAGAACTACTGGACATCCACTACGACGAGATCCCCGCCCTGATTAAAGGCATCCCGCAGGACGAAAACAAAGCGCAGTGGAAGGAAGTCGTTTTCAAGAAACGCTTCCGCATCACCGTCAACTTGAATCAGGGTGACGCGGACTACCGCCTCCTCACCTCCGACCTCAGCGAGGCCTACGTCGATTTCAACAAGTCTGAATAG